Below is a window of Acidimicrobiales bacterium DNA.
GTCATGCGTTCTCTCTGGAGCCGCAGGAGGTAGACGACGTCGAGTTTCGGCAGCACCGCGTCGAGATCGTATGAAACCTCAACCGGCCAACCGGCAAGCGAGGGCGGGAGCAGCGTTGGCGGGGCCACCAGGATGACCTGAGCCCCGAGTGCGTCGAAGGCGAACACGTCCGATCTGGCGACCCGGCTATGCCGGATATCGCCGACTATCGCTATGCGAATCCCGTCGAGAGGCAGCCGCCCGGCTGCCGGGGGAGGATTGCCACGTGCTCTGCGTTCGGCAGCGATCGTGTAGCAGTCGAGAAGCGCCTGAGTGGGGTGCTCGTGCCAGCCGTCGCCGGCGTTGATGACACTCGGGCCGTCGACCCAGCGGGCCACCTGCCAGGGCACTCCGGCGCCGGAGTGGCGGACGATCACCGCGTCGATGCCCATGGCCTGGACCGTCTCTACCGTGTCCCGAATCGACTCTCCTTTATTGAGGGAGGAGCTCGAGGCCGAGAAGGTCATCACGTCGGCCGACAGCCGGCGTGCGGCGGTCTCGAAGCTCAGCCGGGTGCGGGTGGAATCCTCGAAGAAGAGTGAAGCAACCGTCTTGCCGCGCAGCGCCGGCACCTTCGGGATAGCGCGCGAGCTGACCTCGACGAAGCTGTCGGTGAGGCGAAGAACCTCTTCTATTCCTTCTTGTCCGAGATCGG
It encodes the following:
- a CDS encoding aspartate carbamoyltransferase catalytic subunit, which produces MNARPRHLLSVTDLGQEGIEEVLRLTDSFVEVSSRAIPKVPALRGKTVASLFFEDSTRTRLSFETAARRLSADVMTFSASSSSLNKGESIRDTVETVQAMGIDAVIVRHSGAGVPWQVARWVDGPSVINAGDGWHEHPTQALLDCYTIAAERRARGNPPPAAGRLPLDGIRIAIVGDIRHSRVARSDVFAFDALGAQVILVAPPTLLPPSLAGWPVEVSYDLDAVLPKLDVVYLLRLQRERMTEALLPSVREYTARYGLTRQRRQQLGDQALIMHPGPVNRGVEVAAEVADDPSSVITRQVANGVAVRMAVLYLLLGSGVDLVAA